CGGTCAGGCCTGGAAGCTCAAGTTAACTTTGTTTTCTCGGCGAATAAATGTGGACTTACCAGCCCAGAGCATGGACAACTGATATCGAGAAACATCCGGGCCAGATCCTTTGATTTCCATAAGATACGAAGTCAACCACTAGCTCAGGATTAGTACACTGTGAGGTAGGCGTGAGTGCGGTTCTCACACTAGTGAATACATGGGCGATTGAAAAGCTAAGAAAGAGTAATACTATCCCAATCCTGGTATACGGTACAGCTAGATTTGAGAAAAACCATTCACCGGTTGATAAACAACTCACCAAGCGATTGGCATATGCACCACCCTTTTGAACTTTGCACGCACACCCTCATGTTCAGATACCTCTTCGCGATCTGATGGTGTCGAGTAGTTCCTGAAAATTATAAAATGACTACCAGTAATTAGTGATGCCAGGACGAATGGGAACCAATAGTAGAGCTAGAAGGCACATAGTAAAGTCACTAATAAGCATACTTTTGAGTCAATGGTTGAATTGTTGATTAACATACCTTCCATGCGGCGCCGATTTTTGCGAGGGCTCCGATAATGAATGGGGAAACCAACTACGAACTCTGTTATTAACGTAAATCTATGTAGTGAAATTACCTACTGCGCCAAGCTAAAAGAGGAGGCCAAGTCGAATTTATTCAATACCCAAATCCAGTATGCTCACCCCAGAGAATGCGTACAAAATGTTCATGTATCGATTATCTTCAAACTTTTCAAAAGGCATAAGAACCAATCGTCAAAATATCTTCTACGCTACACTCACGTGGGACACCACACTGGTTAAAGCAGCCTCATAGAAGCCCGCACCGAACCCCATGAAGCAGAGTCCCACCATGACGGCTGGGAAAGGTGGAGCGAAAGATATTAGGAGAGACCCTCCGGCGTAAAGTGCTCCGGCCAACTATACAAGTGTTAATCAGAATGCTTTAAATTCTGTACCCTACTCACCAGTAGGACATTGCGTGTTCCAATCGCGTTCTGTAGAACCGAGTTGAGCATGCACGAGATCAAGTAGCTAGATGTATATTGGTCGTAATCAAATGGCTCTGAGTGTACCAAAGAATCGCACATACCCGATAAACCCGCCTAGAAAGACAAGCGAGACTGTATCGTATGGCAGGTGGTAGTAGTCTTGAAACGAAGGTAGATTGGCTCCTGTGGCAGTCTCATTTAGGCCAACGACGAAAATACCCATGCAAGACTGATAACCCAGTCGCAACTCAGACCCTCGATATAAACTTATACACTTGAAAGGACTCACTCCAGCCAGATACAAAACCTTATCCTCTATAAATATATTCCCAATACGAATACCAGAAATCTGGGCGGTAGAGGGTGGAGTTGGCAAAGAGTAACCCGAACCTGTTGGATGCCCGTGGCCCTCCAAAGCATTAATGCCCGAAAAGTATTCTGCGTCTGGGTTATTTGCGGTCGCATGGGGAGTTTGGACAGGGAGCGTCTTGGCACGATCGAACCTGCTCCCGCTCTCCAAGTGCGGGAGCGCATCGAGGAGCTCTATTTCGCAAGTCGCAGTCTGAGTCATGAGGCTTCAACCTTGCAATCAAGATGGTCGTCCGAAGACGAGTCAGAGTTCGTTCCGAAGGATTAAAACACTAAAGCCCCGTTCACACGTAAATTAACAAATACTGTAGGCAAAATCGTTTGACTCGAGTCAAGAATGTATAATTTGACTGGGGAATGGAATTAATCGATCCCCACGATTGTGGAGTTCTTCCCAGTGGAAGTCTGGGCCCCTTCTCCCTCGAACTCCGATCGCTTAACTGCTTACTATTGTACCATGTGGCCTAGCCAAGTTGTTTTACACCGACGGGCAACTTGCTCCCAGACCGCCCGTCGAGACCGTTGAGTTTGATGCCGGACCGAGCACCGAAAGAACGCAAATATTGAGCACTGGATCATCGTGGAACAGAATAAGATTCCGGGCTGATCGACCGAACCGGCTAACAGCGATGGAACGGTCACGTGAGTGTTACAAACAACGCGCGCCACCTCCACAGTGGCTCGATCTCCGTCTGACCACCATCTTCGCCACTAGATGAGATTCAGAGCATGCATCGATGAAATATCAACTCTCTCCAGTATGTAGAGTCATACTTGATTTAATTTGTTTAAAATGACAATTCTGGCAGAAATCGTGCAAACGATGGAGAAGTTATCCAAGCGATGTATATTCAAGATGAATGAAACGACGGTACAAATTATATGTCTTGGAGAAACGGACGTGGGTGTTCAGATTTGGTCGTGAGTAATTGACCCCCGAGCAATTCCACAGCAGAGTACTAACAAGATATGGCGACAGGAAGATTCCGGTGGTAAGAGTCGAACTGGCTCTCGCTCGGGACATGGTGAATGACTATCTTGGATAGGACTCGATGTTTTCGGACTACCGAATACAATCGAACGCGAACAATATGATTAGCCTCGAAGTTTCGACAGAGCCTCTATCCCAAGCCTTGCGCTCAGCCTCAGCCGCACACGATGTCATCGTCAAGCTCGCCAAGAAGAACGACCAACCGGTATTTTCGTTTGAGGCTGAAACTGAAGTGAGTGCTCTGTTATGGTACCTTTCAAGTGAGACGAATTGTTTTTTTAGAGCAGACAAGGCAAAAAAATGATGGTCACGCACGACGTTCGAATAACGGTGATGAAGGCCGTAGAGATTGAACAGGTCAAGGAGCCATTATGTCCCCCGCCTGATGTACGTTGGCGTTTTTTTCTCATTGTTGTCTAACTAATGATTGTTAGCTTCACATTATACTGCCTCCATTAAAGGAATTGCGGACCATCGTCGAACACATGCAGAGACTCTCGGATGTACTGGCAATCAGTGCAACACCTCGTGGTGAACTTGTCCTCGCCATCCAGACAGACGACGTTCGTGTGTCTACTACCTGGGAGAATTGCCAGCGCCCTACAGTTGGTACGTGACCTCTGGGTGGAATATCCAAGTGTTGTAGACTAACTCGTCATCCAGAGGGCGAAGCACCCAATCCAGACCACGAGAACAATCCAGATCAGAAGTACGGCGCGCTAGTTGCCGTCAAGAGTTTGATCAAGTTTCTGACTTGCCATATGTTTTCGAACTCGACTGTTGCTTGTGAGTATGAAGTCCCTCGCTTGCGTATTTCCTTGATTGACTCAATACGTATTTTAGCAATATGCGCAAACTTTTGTGTTATTATGTATGTATACATAGGTTCAGTGACAGACACTGGTGGGGTCATCACCTTTTATATACCCGCACGGCTAGATGATGTTGAATGAACTGAGAAGGGAGGTGGTTACCAAGAAGAATTATGTTTATACGCGGGGTTTGTACAGATGCACAGATGAACACACGTTCGATTTCATTGGAGGGATGGTTGTACAGAGAGCTCAAATAAATAATGTTAATCACAAGTGTCCAAAGAGATAATGGTAACAAACAAAGGAGTGTGGTGCCCGGGAGATAAAATGAAAATGGTATAAAACGTGGGACGTGAAGCAAAAGGGCGCAATCTATGCACCACTCTTGGAAGGTAATTCGTTGCATTCTGCAGGACGCGTCCCTTGTTCTCCTGGAACAAGACCCATGTCGGCCCATCCCTCTGCTTCCCAACGTTGCGCCGCACCCTCCCTTCTCCTAGCCCCTTCATGATCCCTGCGTACAATGTATTGAGTGACGAGGATCGTCATGCCAGCGTATCCAGCCGTGAGTATGCAGATCCAAATTAAGAATACCCCTGACAAGCCCGCTGCGCCCAAGAAATTATGGAACATGATGGGCCAGAGGAAAACGGAGAGCATGCGCAGGAATGGAAGGGACTTGTTCGGGGCGCTTGCATCCAACGGGCGCACAAACTCGATGACCCAATCTTTATCGGTGCGAACGAGAATCATAAACGCATCTTGGGGCTTGGGAATAGGCGCGTAATTGAGGGCCAGGTAAATCTTCTCGTGATGCGCGTTGGTCTTGCCCTTGACTGACCAGGCGTAGATGGCCAACTTTGGAAACTGCCATGACTGTCTTTCGGAATCGAAAACCATTTCGTTTAGCAGAACTGCATCGGTCGATGAGACACCGAAAGTAGACCATGGTAAGGTGTCCTTGGAAGCAACCCGTATGCCGTCGGTGGGTGAGGCGCCGTTGACTCGGGGAGTATCACTAGTGGTATCAAGCATGAAGGGGATATATGGAAATACGGCCGAGTCGAGGATGACCTGGTTTACTGGGCTGATGGGGTATTTCTTGAGAGCTGAAACCCTAATGCACAGTCATAGTGTGAGTTCATGTCAGGCGTAATGTTCAGCGCGCGACGTACGATAGGACCCGTTGCTCCACAACGCCATGGGGTATAGTGCTCACTGAATGTTGAAATTCGGGCCCCCGCATAAATGAGCTGAACGTGATGAACAGCGTGAAGAGACCTAGAACCGGACCCGAATTAGTTTCACACGACTCGGGCGGGGGATCGACAAACGCCTTACTCAGCCATGACACAGTCAACACCACGGCCAGTCTGAGCGGACCGCTCTGAAGATACGTGAGCATCGTTTGAGAATTGTCGAAAGGTGGGTCGGCGGTGGATGGGGTTGAACGACAAGTCCCGGCCCAGAGACTTTGTAGTCGCTGCCGAGAGAACTCCAAGCAGCAACCTGACGATCAACGTAACGCGGCTGGCACTGCTCATAACAACCTTGGCCACTCGGCCGGTCTCGGACCCTTGATCGcccctggctgtgttcctaGCATGGGCTTGGCTCAAGTAAGACAGCTAATTTTAATATGCATCTGATCAGCTTGTCCTTTTGCCTTGTGATGAATATCGCACTATCGTATTTGCTGCATTTATAGAAACATTTCTCGCAGTTGTTTTTCGTGCCTACTCTAGACCACTCATTCGCATCGAATCATACAGCCGACCAAATGACCTGTTCCCTTGATTCGAGAATGTTATTTACTCCCCGCCCTGCCCGGCCAGAAACTTCACCTGCAATCCACGCTCATAGTACAGTAAGCCAGGACCAGGGATATTTTGTCCGATCTTCAAGAATAGCCTTTTTGTCGTCATATCATTAGACATTCCTACCTCTCAATGGTTCGCTCCCCGGCGCCAAGCATCTATACCCATAAGCTATGACCCCTATATCCATTCAAAGGCGCTATCTCCGGCACGCGCGGCAGGGCATTTGTCATAGCATCAATTGGGTCTAAAGCCTCTTCAAATCAACTTACCAACCCAACTTCCAAGACTCGGTCATTGTTGAATAGCCCGAATCTGCCACGGCGACACAAGGTTGGAGGCTGACACCACTTTGTGCCTGAGCTGTCGTGCCAAGTCCTACGTCACTTTCAACTGGAAAGCGGATGTTCACGCGTGTATTGCGATCGATTCATTTGGCGGCCCGCGTGCAAGGCGTACGGATtcttattattattatttttgACGGGCTGCTCATATGTTTAAGGATTGTTATGTCAGCTTCTATTGCGACCACATCACCAAACTGGAAATTTTCGTAAATGTTCGGTCTTGCAAGCGGGTCCTCTTTGTATTAGAAACGTAGAAGATATTCGATATGGATGTATTGATTATCGCTTGCGTGTGAGATTTGATTCGTGATTACTAGGGGCAGATTTCTTGGCCGATGGCGCGTAGGCTTCATTCAATCACAGCGATGGAATTTTGTCTGTATTTCTTATAGGTATATGAAGAAAGGGGCGGCGGGAAGCTGATCGAGCTCCAGACCCTGTAATCAAGGATTCCACCACACATGAATCCATTCTAACGAGCAAATTCTTCTAAATAAAGCGAGAATAATTTCAAGTAAAATAAAAGACTGAATGTCCCCACGGTTATGATAGCCTATGGGCATTTTGTGCCTTGGGGTGTTCGGGAGAAAGCGGGACACCGGACCTACAGTAGCATGCGGAAGCTTAAGATAGGTGTGGGTAGCTACAATGTGTTTCTTTTCAGGTTATTGAGGCTATGATAAGCTTGCCATCAGTTTCGCCGGTTGTAAACTTCTCATGTGTACATAAGTGCCCTCGTCTATTTTCCACGGCGTCACCCCGGGGTCCGATATGATCGTATTTGTGGCGGGTTTCATCCCTTGTACAACGATCTATCTTGCTTTAGCGGTTATGCGGTGTTGAACCTCTTAAGTAGTTAGTCCTATTCGCTCTTGTCCGTCATCTTTTGTACAGCCGTATCTCCAAGTTCACTACAACGATTACTAGGTTGGTTACCCGCATACATTCGAATCTCCTGTCTATGATACATGTGTTATCTGATTCAATTCACGCCATTTTTTTCGCGCTAAGAGTTACGCAAGTAGCTCAGACCCCACATGCGCATGTGCCACTCAAGAAGCACTGTAGAGGCCCTTCAACCCATGCACAGTAGCCTGAACAGTTTCGGGACCTGAGATTCCCGGTCAAGTCGGGAGACTCCAGCGTAATTTTCTAAACCATAGAAGCTGGATTGCTCCGTCAAACCAGTGCTCCTGAATATTAAAACAACCAAACAACGACACGCTCTCGCTCGACTTTTTTCGTTCATCTGGATATGGCGATGCATTTGGTCATATTCAACTATAGTAGGGTAGCCACTAGTAGCGAGTATCTATGAGAACGAGCTAGCCCGCGAACACTCTGAAACGCACGCGCTCCAGAGGCAAAAAGGTTGAGAAGAAATGATACCATGCAACCCCAGTGAAAAACTTGATCCCGATGGCGCATTCTCCAAGTCGGAAAGTGAGACTAGGCAGTTTATTCCACACTCCAATTTCAATTCTCTTGGAGTCACTTGTCACACGTAGGCGATCCCATTCAGGTGCTTGAATCATAGCTATAGCACAGTGCTAACAAGGCCAGTTATAACCTATCATATGTACACGTACAAGTTAAAATGCGGTAGCAGCAGTCATTGATCTCAGGGTAATGGACCTTTGCCCGAGATGATTTTAGTCTATATTAGTCAGGAACGCTGAGTTTGTCTTATCAATCATGAGAAACTACAGTAGAATGCGGGATGGCAGGGACATTATCAGAAACGAGTGTATTATATTGAATCGACAAGGATATATAGATCAGGAAGTGGCATATATGCTGAGCATAGATTTTGTCGTCTGAGAGCCCGACGAGGGGCTTCGATATTTTTGCTCCCCGTTCAAACAAAGGATCTTTCGAAAGCTTGTGGAATACCGCACTATGCTCTAGAGCGTCTCTACGAGATTTTAAACGTACTATGATGAAATCAATAGTGAAACCTCGAGATATCTATGCTATCGGAGGTAGAGGGCATCGAATGGCCTGGATTACACTGCGAAATTCACTAGAATAGACAAGCCAATGCTAATCTTGACGCTCGAGCCATGGAACAAAAAGGATCATGTCCCAAAGTTCTCTCGTATATGTACATCATGCAATACAGTGTCATGTATAAATGGGCATGTGAGCCGCAGCGCGCGGAGGCATCACATGTGGTACCCGACCGAGGGCGGAAGTCGCGGTCATGTGAGTTGGGCCAGACACCATTCCATACTGCGATCTCGGAATGGCGTACTGAGCGCAAGGGTTCAGCCTGTCCTCGCGTTTTTCAGCACCCGCCCGCCATCCCTCAATTTCTGCCGCATATTTAATGTTTTTATTTATAGATTACCCATCTTATTATACATCCATTCCTATCATATCCATCCATGTAcggttctctgccaccccaagccttcgaTCCGCACGGTCGTAGTCTTGGGTGGCCCGACCAACGCCCCCAGGCCGCCTACGGGGGGCTACGGGCTCCCCCACTTGCACCGCGTGCAGAACACACATAGCATACACAGCAACCGAAGCATAGGTTAAGTTGTTTCCGTCAATGTTGGGGCCCCCCTGAAAGATTCTTGCCTCAGTTTGAAATACATCATCGAGTAAAATGTTCTTTATTATATCATAACTACGACACTGGCCTGCGGTACTAGTACATTTCAAAATAGCGACGCCTAATCCATTAAATTTATATTTGCCATGGCTGGGCTATCATATATATCAGTACACTCCTGGTGTTTAGGGAATGTGT
The nucleotide sequence above comes from Rhizoctonia solani chromosome 3, complete sequence. Encoded proteins:
- a CDS encoding major facilitator superfamily transporter; translation: MTQTATCEIELLDALPHLESGSRFDRAKTLPVQTPHATANNPDAEYFSGINALEGHGHPTGSGYSLPTPPSTAQISGIRIGNIFIEDKVLYLAGSCMGIFVVGLNETATGANLPSFQDYYHLPYDTVSLVFLGGFIGYLISCMLNSVLQNAIGTRNVLLLAGALYAGGSLLISFAPPFPAVMVGLCFMGFGAGFYEAALTSVVSHFEDNRYMNILYAFSGLGALVSPFIIGALAKIGAAWKLYYWFPFVLASLITGSHFIIFRNYSTPSDREEVSEHEGVRAKFKRVVHMPIAWIGIVLLFLSFSIAHVFTSWLTSYLMEIKGSGPDVSRYQLSMLWAGLTAGRVFFSLPFIHVRERTGNTILLVSMCGAIGLFWAVNSTPSNWIGIAAAGFFLGPNTPGILSIISARAPPSLKGIVISSMIGLGLAGTLAPLVFGVVIEKVTPGLRILPPVIIVLASLSALVFWTVPPRRKVD
- a CDS encoding Hus1, required for S-M and DNA damage checkpoints-like protein, yielding MNETTVQIICLGETDVGVQIWSKIPVDSMFSDYRIQSNANNMISLEVSTEPLSQALRSASAAHDVIVKLAKKNDQPVFSFEAETESRQGKKMMVTHDVRITVMKAVEIEQVKEPLCPPPDLHIILPPLKELRTIVEHMQRLSDVLAISATPRGELVLAIQTDDVRVSTTWENCQRPTVEGEAPNPDHENNPDQKYGALVAVKSLIKFLTCHMFSNSTVASICANFCVIMYVYIGSVTDTGGVITFYIPARLDDVE